From Helicobacter sp. MIT 21-1697, a single genomic window includes:
- a CDS encoding F0F1 ATP synthase subunit B, giving the protein MKKIVFFAICVSFPSLIFASANIEESDFIQRVINFVIFVAILWYFAFDSIKGIFVKRRNAISARLQEVQENLHKAKREKEATQKRLEESKEKAKSIVNAAKQEAYLVEQKYNDQIKKDIETLKYMLESNIEFERRKVTHEAVDELLNKLIQSGDIQLNKEDYVNIITKRIS; this is encoded by the coding sequence ATGAAAAAAATAGTTTTTTTTGCAATATGCGTGAGTTTTCCTTCTTTAATTTTTGCATCGGCAAACATTGAAGAAAGCGACTTTATTCAGCGCGTTATTAATTTTGTGATATTTGTTGCGATTTTATGGTATTTTGCATTTGATTCTATCAAAGGTATTTTTGTAAAAAGAAGAAATGCTATTTCAGCTCGTTTGCAAGAAGTACAAGAAAATCTCCACAAAGCAAAACGAGAAAAAGAAGCTACTCAAAAGCGCTTAGAAGAAAGCAAAGAGAAAGCTAAAAGTATTGTTAATGCTGCTAAACAAGAAGCGTATTTAGTAGAACAAAAATATAATGACCAAATTAAAAAAGATATAGAAACTCTCAAATATATGCTTGAATCAAATATTGAGTTTGAGCGTAGAAAAGTTACTCACGAAGCTGTTGATGAGCTCTTAAACAAATTGATACAAAGTGGTGATATTCAACTTAATAAAGAAGATTATGTTAATATCATTACAAAAAGGATTTCATAA
- a CDS encoding F0F1 ATP synthase subunit delta — protein sequence MLHIISKKYTQALVDSVSDLDEVLNILKGFSAVLKNKKNADIIASPFLSKTQKEQFLLESVGKVDTKLQNFFRLLAQSDRILLIPYISDELEKRLLARKKEYAATLTTREDLDTKTLEKIQDSLAKKLGVKLSIKQKLNEVDGIKLSVEDLGIEVSFSKERFSNDLKHHILKAL from the coding sequence ATGCTCCATATCATCTCAAAAAAATATACTCAAGCTCTTGTGGATTCTGTTAGTGATTTAGATGAAGTTTTGAATATCCTCAAAGGATTCTCTGCTGTGCTTAAAAATAAAAAGAATGCTGATATTATTGCTTCACCATTTTTAAGCAAAACACAAAAAGAACAATTCTTACTAGAATCTGTAGGTAAGGTTGATACAAAACTCCAAAATTTTTTCCGCCTCTTAGCACAATCTGATAGAATATTACTTATTCCATACATCAGTGATGAGCTTGAAAAACGTTTGCTTGCACGCAAAAAAGAATATGCAGCAACACTTACTACTAGAGAAGACTTAGACACCAAAACATTGGAGAAAATTCAAGATTCTCTAGCTAAAAAACTTGGTGTCAAACTTAGCATTAAGCAAAAGCTGAACGAGGTAGATGGTATTAAGTTAAGCGTTGAGGACTTGGGTATTGAAGTGTCTTTTTCCAAAGAACGCTTTAGCAATGATTTAAAACATCATATACTCAAAGCACTTTAA
- a CDS encoding FoF1 ATP synthase subunit B', whose amino-acid sequence MSITLNPYLMLLVFITFIALIYLLNQWLFKPILTFMNNRDNSIERDLLSTQTYKSDTQHLEEEIAQILSLARKEAAQILESATKEAKTAYEHKMNAKKAENESKLTQYKQELQEQKSQLYAELLEQLPLFQTILNTKLKQI is encoded by the coding sequence ATGAGTATCACTCTTAACCCTTATCTTATGTTGCTTGTTTTTATAACTTTTATAGCCTTAATCTACCTCCTTAACCAGTGGCTTTTTAAACCTATTCTTACTTTTATGAATAATCGCGATAATTCCATAGAACGTGATTTATTAAGCACCCAAACTTATAAAAGTGATACTCAACATCTTGAGGAAGAAATTGCTCAAATACTTTCTCTTGCTAGAAAAGAAGCAGCGCAGATTCTAGAATCTGCAACAAAAGAAGCAAAAACTGCATACGAACACAAAATGAATGCAAAAAAAGCCGAAAATGAAAGCAAACTTACACAATACAAACAGGAACTACAAGAACAAAAATCGCAGCTTTATGCAGAATTGCTTGAGCAGCTTCCTTTGTTTCAAACAATACTCAATACAAAACTTAAACAAATTTAG